A window of the Streptomyces sp. JB150 genome harbors these coding sequences:
- a CDS encoding FAD binding domain-containing protein → MVGARITVNGTQAPISPAAPHTTVLDFLRERGLTGTKEGCAEGECGACSVLVARPGVNKPTDWVAVNACLVPVAALDGQEIVTAEGLAAAGEPGTPPALHPVQEEMAVRGGSQCGYCTPGFVCSMAAEYYRPDRCDHPDSADSTDPEHGPNGFDLHALSGNLCRCTGYRPIRDAAFAVGRPADDDPLARRREQSPPAPVATEYVRDDSAFIRKNTLAETLAVLRDRPDAVVVAGSTDWGVEVNIRARRAGCVVAVDRLPELRELRVEDGHIDIGAALTLTEIERRLDGTVPLLAELFPQFASRLIRNSATLGGNLGTGSPIGDSPPVLLALEASLLLADADGEREVPLAEYFTGYRQSVRRPGELIRAVRVPLPLSPVTAFHKIAKRRFDDISSVAVAFALDIEDGIVRTARIGLGGVAATPIRALTTEAALEGRPWAPETVEAAARVLRGEGTPMDDHRASSLYRSAMLGQSLLKLYAQTTEAVSS, encoded by the coding sequence ACGCATCACGGTCAACGGGACACAAGCACCGATCTCACCGGCTGCGCCCCACACCACAGTGCTGGACTTCCTGCGCGAACGCGGCCTCACGGGCACCAAGGAGGGCTGCGCCGAGGGCGAGTGCGGCGCCTGTTCGGTGCTCGTGGCCCGCCCCGGAGTGAACAAGCCCACCGACTGGGTGGCGGTCAACGCCTGCCTGGTCCCCGTCGCGGCACTCGACGGCCAGGAGATCGTCACCGCCGAGGGTCTCGCCGCCGCCGGCGAACCGGGCACCCCGCCCGCCCTGCACCCCGTGCAGGAGGAGATGGCGGTCCGCGGCGGCTCCCAGTGCGGCTACTGCACGCCGGGCTTCGTCTGCAGCATGGCCGCCGAGTACTACCGGCCCGACCGCTGCGACCACCCGGACTCCGCCGACAGCACCGACCCCGAGCACGGTCCCAACGGTTTCGACCTGCACGCGCTGAGCGGCAACCTGTGCCGCTGCACCGGCTACCGCCCGATCCGCGACGCCGCCTTCGCCGTCGGCCGACCCGCCGATGACGACCCGCTGGCGCGCCGACGCGAACAGTCCCCGCCCGCACCGGTCGCCACCGAGTACGTCCGCGACGACAGCGCGTTCATCCGCAAGAACACCCTCGCCGAGACACTCGCCGTGCTGCGCGATCGCCCCGACGCGGTGGTCGTCGCCGGATCCACCGACTGGGGCGTCGAGGTCAACATCCGCGCCCGGCGCGCCGGTTGCGTGGTCGCCGTCGACCGGCTGCCCGAACTGCGCGAACTGCGGGTCGAGGACGGCCACATCGACATCGGGGCGGCGCTGACGCTCACCGAGATCGAACGCCGCCTCGACGGCACCGTCCCGCTGCTGGCCGAGCTGTTCCCGCAGTTCGCCTCCCGGCTCATCCGCAACAGCGCCACCCTCGGCGGCAACCTCGGCACCGGCTCGCCCATCGGCGACAGCCCGCCGGTGCTGCTCGCGCTGGAGGCGTCGCTGCTGCTCGCCGACGCCGACGGGGAGCGCGAGGTCCCGCTCGCGGAGTACTTCACCGGCTACCGGCAGAGCGTGCGCCGGCCCGGCGAGCTGATCCGCGCGGTGCGTGTCCCGCTGCCGCTGTCGCCGGTCACGGCCTTCCACAAGATCGCCAAGCGGCGCTTCGACGACATCTCCAGCGTGGCCGTCGCCTTCGCGCTCGACATCGAGGACGGCATCGTCCGCACGGCACGCATCGGCCTGGGCGGCGTCGCCGCCACCCCGATCCGCGCGCTCACCACCGAGGCGGCCCTGGAGGGCAGGCCGTGGGCGCCGGAGACTGTCGAGGCCGCGGCCCGGGTACTCCGGGGAGAGGGCACGCCGATGGACGACCACCGCGCCAGCTCCCTCTACCGCTCCGCGATGCTCGGCCAGAGCCTGCTGAAGCTGTACGCGCAAACCACCGAGGCGGTGTCGTCATGA